In Scophthalmus maximus strain ysfricsl-2021 chromosome 5, ASM2237912v1, whole genome shotgun sequence, a single window of DNA contains:
- the crema gene encoding cAMP-responsive element modulator isoform X1 — MDASVSSHLDSSLNGSLTDGEEENHSEARPSPQVRLSDDGETVRVQGGAPAPQTSVIQSPPVQTAQIAALAELQDHESVADAQTRREILSRRPSYRQILSELSSHSPAVPKIDEDKSEEEEDEEEEEEEDLPVASEASAAPTSIYQTSSGQYIAVSQGRAIQLSGPGVEALQGAQMLTPGDAPQQFYIQGGQVLLQAATGDIPAYQLRSPNSGLAQSIVMAASPGAMHNPPPHAEEVTRKREVRLMKNREAARECRRKKKEYVKCLENRVAVLENQNKTLIEELKALKDIYCHKAE; from the exons ATGGACGCCTCGGTGTCGTCTCACCTCGACAGCAGCTTAAATGGCTCGCtgacagacggagaggaggagaaccaCAGTGAGGCCAGACCGTCTCCTCAg GTCCGGCTCTCTGATGATGGTGAGACGGTGCGGGTGCAAGGAGGCGCCCCGGCGCCGCAGACGTCCGTCATACAGTCTCCGCCGGTCCAGACTGCTCAG ATTGCCGCCTtagcagagctgcaggaccacGAGTCCGTCGCGGACGCTCAGACGAGGCGAGAGATTCTCTCCAGGCGTCCGTCTTACCG ACAAATCCTCAGCGAGCTTTCGTCCCATTCGCCGGCAGTTCCCAAAATCGATGAAGAtaagagcgaggaggaggaggatgaggaggaggaggaggaggaagatctgCCGGTCGCGAGCGAGGCCTCGGCGGCGCCAACCTCCATCTACCAGACCAGCTCAGGACAATACA TCGCAGTCAGTCAAGGCAGAGCCATCCAGCTGAGCGGCCCCGGAGTGGAAGCCCTCCAGGGGGCTCAGATGCTGACGCCCGGGGACGCGCCGCAGCAGTTCTACATCCAGGGAGGACAGGTTCTCCTCCAGG CTGCCACGGGAGACATCCCCGCCTACCAGCTTCGGTCGCCAAACTCGGGCCTGGCCCAGAGCATCGTGATGGCCGCGTCGCCGGGCGCCATGCACAACCCGCCGCCGCACGCCGAGGAGGTCACCCGCAAGAGGGAGGTGCGGCTGATGAAAAACAG GGAGGCAGCTCGCGAGTGCCGCAGGAAAAAGAAGGAGTACGTCAAATGTCTGGAAAACCGCGTGGCCGTGCTGGAGAACCAAAACAAGACCCTGATCGAAGAGCTGAAGGCGCTGAAGGACATTTACTGCCACAAAGCCGAGTAG
- the crema gene encoding cAMP-responsive element modulator isoform X2, with protein MAVTGDETESAATGDIPAYQLRSPNSGLAQSIVMAASPGAMHNPPPHAEEVTRKREVRLMKNREAARECRRKKKEYVKCLENRVAVLENQNKTLIEELKALKDIYCHKAE; from the exons ATGGCTGTAACTGGGGATGAGACTGAGTCAG CTGCCACGGGAGACATCCCCGCCTACCAGCTTCGGTCGCCAAACTCGGGCCTGGCCCAGAGCATCGTGATGGCCGCGTCGCCGGGCGCCATGCACAACCCGCCGCCGCACGCCGAGGAGGTCACCCGCAAGAGGGAGGTGCGGCTGATGAAAAACAG GGAGGCAGCTCGCGAGTGCCGCAGGAAAAAGAAGGAGTACGTCAAATGTCTGGAAAACCGCGTGGCCGTGCTGGAGAACCAAAACAAGACCCTGATCGAAGAGCTGAAGGCGCTGAAGGACATTTACTGCCACAAAGCCGAGTAG